One Planktothrix sp. FACHB-1365 genomic window carries:
- a CDS encoding DRTGG domain-containing protein, translating to MAESVKYLLIGSTEPYTGKSTIALGMAHLFQGKGLNIAYGKPLATDWSDGDEKNDADLQFVAQTLKLSGEQLRFPILTLDEPTIHRRLLGEDQANYSQALMAYRQKSSADLILLEGPRTLQEGLLFDLSVPQMAEQLDTDVLLVARLHSHLAVDDLLCAQQRLGDRLLGIVINDVPPEELEITTTKIQPFLEAQGIPVFGVIPRNPILRSVTVKELVNQLKAQVLCCKERLDLMVESLSVGAMNVSSAMKYFDKSSNMAVVTGGDRTDIQLAALEKSTHCLILTGQLPPAPMVLSRAEDLEVPVLSVDLDTLATVEIIDRAFGHVRLHEPIKVESVNQLMKEHFHLDRFIQRLGISFPVSVMN from the coding sequence GTGGCTGAATCCGTCAAGTATTTATTAATCGGGTCAACAGAGCCTTACACCGGGAAATCGACAATTGCCTTGGGTATGGCTCATCTGTTTCAGGGTAAAGGCTTAAATATTGCTTATGGTAAGCCTTTAGCCACCGATTGGAGTGATGGAGATGAAAAGAACGATGCTGACCTTCAGTTCGTGGCTCAAACGTTAAAATTGTCTGGGGAGCAACTGCGATTCCCTATTTTGACTTTGGATGAACCAACCATTCATCGGCGTTTGCTGGGTGAAGATCAAGCTAACTATAGTCAAGCCCTCATGGCCTATCGACAAAAATCCTCGGCGGATTTAATTTTACTTGAAGGGCCAAGAACCTTGCAAGAGGGACTGTTATTTGATTTATCTGTACCTCAAATGGCCGAGCAATTGGATACTGACGTTCTGTTGGTCGCTCGTTTACATTCTCACCTGGCTGTGGATGATTTGCTATGCGCTCAACAACGTTTAGGCGATCGCTTATTAGGTATTGTTATTAATGATGTTCCCCCAGAAGAGCTAGAAATTACAACCACTAAAATCCAACCGTTTTTGGAAGCGCAGGGAATTCCGGTTTTTGGGGTGATACCGAGAAATCCAATTTTACGCAGTGTAACGGTTAAAGAATTAGTCAACCAGTTGAAGGCTCAGGTACTTTGCTGTAAGGAGCGCTTAGACTTGATGGTCGAAAGTCTCAGTGTTGGGGCGATGAATGTCAGTTCGGCTATGAAGTATTTTGATAAATCTAGCAATATGGCTGTGGTCACCGGAGGCGATCGCACCGATATTCAATTAGCGGCTTTGGAAAAATCTACCCACTGTTTAATCCTCACGGGTCAACTTCCCCCCGCACCGATGGTATTAAGTCGGGCTGAAGATTTAGAAGTTCCGGTTTTATCGGTTGATCTCGATACATTAGCAACGGTAGAAATTATTGATCGCGCGTTTGGTCATGTTCGCCTCCATGAACCGATTAAAGTGGAATCAGTGAATCAACTCATGAAAGAACATTTTCATCTGGATCGCTTTATTCAACGGTTAGGAATTTCTTTTCCCGTATCCGTGATGAATTAA
- the ebsA gene encoding type IV pilus biogenesis protein EbsA gives MTDPTVALTQLKVAEKREYVVYIPYYDEKKRKYLPYSISLYKEKSLEGARNIDGGDGIPFVATWNVSSLPADLTRCRVQFDGNADLSYEVILSNHEFIKYLIEVLQNFSRTRTIDFSQEFYKRLLHLDH, from the coding sequence ATGACTGATCCCACAGTGGCTTTAACTCAACTCAAAGTCGCCGAGAAACGGGAATATGTAGTTTATATTCCCTACTATGATGAAAAAAAACGTAAATATTTACCTTATTCGATTAGCCTTTATAAAGAAAAAAGTTTAGAAGGCGCTCGTAATATTGATGGCGGAGATGGTATTCCTTTTGTAGCAACATGGAACGTCTCTTCGTTACCTGCGGATTTAACCCGTTGTCGGGTTCAGTTTGATGGTAATGCCGATCTCAGTTATGAGGTGATCCTGTCCAACCATGAGTTTATTAAGTATTTAATTGAAGTTTTGCAAAATTTTAGTCGGACTCGGACGATTGATTTTTCTCAGGAGTTCTACAAACGGCTCTTGCATTTGGATCATTAA
- the priA gene encoding primosomal protein N' encodes MSSLICTQSKFIVAEPGASYSQDNSGNSVLGSERFVEVLVYFGSSQTITDLKDIEPPKLYTYRFSLQMNLKLGCIVTIPVRNQLRRGIVIRFIEQLSPNLKLEEIKTVASVDKGYLPESLCKLLTEISNYYQIDLIEVIRTSLPPGLLSTPQLRIRLIKDALPPGACELLRTSAKKIISLLLEQDHDLSWKEVSEKVINAQQGRKDLLDRGWIELYSDDSNRPKPKLKTAICLAVDPFVVEKLHKRHREILIFLKNNGSEMWLSNFVKACNTIHNTIKVLAEKGYIEIEEREVLRLAQELEQAQDQPKQLNHSQLKALEIINNLSGYSQVLLHGVTGSGKTEVYLQAIAPVINQQKSVILLVPEIGLTPQLTDRVRARFGDKVLVYHSGFQTERYDTWRQMLTGDAYIIIGTRSAIFAPLPKLGLIILDEEHDSSFKQDQPSPCYHARKVAQWRAELENCPLILGSATPSLESWLEIKHKTQQNRFYLSLPERIQARPLPPIKIVDMRQELRQGNRSIFSYDLQTALHQLKETRQQGILFIHRRGHSTFVSCRSCGYVMECPHCDVSLAYHHEHPDAAQLLRCHYCNYSQLYPQRCPDCDSPYFKHFGSGTQRVTEELNRLFPELKCIRFDSDTTSRKNAHRTLLTQFANGEADLLVGTQMLTKGLDLASVSLVGIVSADGLLHLSDYRASERAFQTLVQVAGRAGRGNDPGQVILQTYTPEHPVIQAVQRHDYESFVATELQQRQELNYPPYGRLILLRLSSFNQQDVEETAKKLAEFLLENNLNTDFELLGPAPAPILRVANRYRWQILIKTSQESSIILPKFSEFNSSSVYITIDIDPLHL; translated from the coding sequence ATGTCTTCTTTGATTTGTACTCAATCTAAGTTTATTGTTGCTGAACCGGGTGCATCTTACTCTCAAGATAATTCCGGTAATTCTGTTTTGGGTTCAGAACGATTTGTTGAAGTATTAGTTTATTTTGGTTCAAGTCAAACAATAACAGATCTAAAAGATATAGAGCCACCTAAACTTTATACTTATAGATTTTCATTACAAATGAATTTAAAACTAGGGTGTATTGTTACCATTCCAGTTAGAAATCAACTGAGAAGAGGAATAGTTATTAGATTTATTGAACAACTTTCACCTAATTTAAAGCTTGAGGAAATAAAAACAGTAGCATCTGTTGATAAAGGCTATTTACCTGAAAGTTTATGTAAGTTACTGACAGAAATTTCTAATTATTACCAGATCGATCTAATTGAGGTTATTCGGACATCTTTACCTCCAGGCTTATTAAGCACACCACAATTGCGTATTCGTTTGATTAAAGATGCCCTTCCTCCTGGTGCTTGTGAACTTTTAAGAACATCTGCTAAAAAAATAATTTCTTTGCTGTTAGAACAAGATCATGATTTAAGTTGGAAAGAAGTTAGTGAAAAAGTAATTAATGCTCAACAAGGACGAAAAGATTTATTAGATCGAGGTTGGATTGAACTTTATTCGGATGATTCTAATCGTCCGAAACCCAAACTAAAAACAGCTATCTGTTTAGCTGTTGATCCTTTTGTAGTAGAAAAGCTACATAAACGACATCGTGAAATTCTTATTTTTCTCAAGAATAACGGTAGTGAAATGTGGTTAAGTAATTTTGTTAAGGCTTGTAATACAATCCATAATACTATAAAAGTTCTCGCAGAAAAAGGTTATATTGAAATTGAAGAAAGGGAAGTTTTAAGACTCGCTCAAGAATTAGAACAAGCTCAAGATCAGCCTAAACAATTAAATCATTCTCAATTAAAAGCTCTGGAAATTATCAATAATCTCAGTGGCTATTCTCAAGTTTTATTACATGGCGTAACCGGATCAGGAAAAACAGAAGTTTATTTACAAGCGATCGCACCTGTTATAAACCAACAAAAATCAGTTATTCTCTTAGTACCTGAAATCGGTTTAACTCCACAACTTACTGATCGAGTCCGCGCGCGTTTTGGTGATAAAGTTTTAGTTTATCATAGTGGTTTTCAAACAGAACGTTATGATACTTGGCGACAAATGTTAACAGGGGATGCTTATATTATTATCGGAACTCGTTCAGCAATATTCGCACCCTTACCGAAATTAGGATTAATTATTTTAGACGAAGAACATGATAGTAGTTTCAAACAAGATCAACCTTCTCCCTGTTATCATGCTCGAAAAGTAGCGCAATGGCGGGCGGAATTAGAAAATTGTCCTTTAATATTAGGATCAGCAACTCCGTCCTTAGAAAGTTGGTTAGAAATTAAACACAAAACCCAACAAAATCGGTTTTATTTATCCCTTCCTGAACGCATTCAAGCCCGACCCCTTCCTCCGATTAAAATCGTTGATATGCGCCAAGAATTGCGTCAAGGAAATCGATCTATTTTTAGTTATGATTTACAAACCGCCCTACACCAACTCAAAGAAACTCGCCAACAAGGAATCTTATTCATCCATCGTCGAGGACATAGTACCTTTGTTTCCTGTCGCAGTTGTGGTTATGTGATGGAATGTCCCCATTGTGATGTATCCTTAGCGTATCATCACGAACATCCCGATGCCGCCCAACTGTTAAGATGCCATTATTGTAATTATAGTCAACTGTATCCCCAACGTTGTCCTGATTGTGACTCTCCCTATTTTAAACATTTTGGCAGTGGAACGCAACGGGTAACAGAAGAATTAAACCGCCTATTTCCTGAGTTAAAATGTATTCGATTTGATAGTGATACCACCTCTCGAAAAAACGCCCATCGTACCCTATTAACTCAATTTGCGAATGGAGAAGCCGATCTATTAGTGGGAACCCAAATGTTAACCAAAGGGTTAGATTTAGCCTCTGTTAGTTTAGTCGGAATTGTATCCGCCGATGGGTTATTACATTTATCAGATTATCGGGCTAGTGAACGCGCCTTTCAAACCTTAGTCCAAGTCGCAGGACGAGCAGGAAGAGGAAATGATCCAGGGCAAGTGATTTTACAAACCTACACCCCCGAACATCCTGTTATTCAAGCGGTACAACGTCATGATTATGAATCCTTTGTCGCCACAGAATTACAACAGCGACAGGAGTTAAATTATCCGCCCTATGGTCGTTTAATTTTATTACGGTTAAGTAGTTTTAATCAGCAAGATGTTGAAGAAACTGCCAAAAAATTAGCAGAATTTTTATTAGAAAATAATCTCAATACTGATTTTGAATTATTAGGCCCTGCTCCCGCCCCTATTCTTCGGGTAGCCAATCGTTATCGCTGGCAAATTTTAATTAAAACGTCTCAAGAATCTTCTATTATTTTACCTAAATTCTCTGAGTTTAATTCCAGTTCTGTTTATATTACCATTGATATTGATCCTTTGCATTTGTAG
- a CDS encoding sugar phosphate nucleotidyltransferase has product MKAMILAAGKGTRIRPITYTIPKPLIPILQKPVMEFLVELLRMHGFDQIMVNVSHLADEIENYFRDGQRFGVQISYSFEGRIEEGNLIGQALGSAGGMKRIQDFNPFFDDTFVVLCGDALIDLDLAEAVRWHREKGSIATIVMKSVPKDQVSSYGVVVTDKTGRVKAFQEKPSVEEALSTDINTGIYIFEPEIFKYIPSECEYDIGSQLFPHLVEIGAPFYGISMDFEWVDIGKVPDYWQAIRSVLLGYIKNVSIPGHQVYPGIYTGLNVAVNWDQVNIQGPVYIGGMTRIEDGATIIGPTMIGPNCWICNDAYVDNSVIFEYSRLGPGVRLVDKLVFGRYCVDKLGASIDVQAAALDWLITDTRQVFNSDSSERQAIVDLLGNS; this is encoded by the coding sequence ATGAAAGCCATGATTTTGGCCGCTGGAAAAGGAACTCGTATCCGTCCCATTACTTATACGATCCCCAAACCTTTAATTCCTATCCTGCAAAAACCAGTAATGGAATTTTTGGTGGAATTACTGCGAATGCACGGGTTTGACCAAATTATGGTCAATGTTAGCCACTTAGCAGATGAAATTGAAAACTATTTTCGAGATGGTCAACGGTTTGGGGTTCAAATTTCCTATTCCTTTGAAGGAAGAATTGAGGAGGGAAATTTAATCGGACAAGCCTTGGGTTCAGCCGGAGGGATGAAACGAATTCAAGATTTTAATCCCTTTTTTGATGATACTTTTGTGGTGTTATGTGGGGATGCGTTAATTGATTTAGACTTAGCAGAAGCGGTGAGATGGCATCGAGAAAAAGGTTCTATTGCCACCATTGTTATGAAATCTGTTCCGAAAGATCAAGTCTCTAGTTATGGGGTTGTTGTTACGGACAAAACGGGTCGTGTTAAAGCTTTTCAAGAAAAACCTTCCGTAGAAGAAGCTCTCAGCACAGATATTAATACGGGGATTTATATTTTTGAACCAGAGATTTTTAAATATATTCCATCCGAGTGTGAGTATGATATTGGTAGCCAATTATTTCCCCATTTAGTCGAAATTGGTGCTCCTTTTTATGGCATTTCTATGGATTTTGAATGGGTGGATATTGGCAAAGTGCCCGACTATTGGCAAGCGATTCGCAGTGTGTTATTAGGATATATTAAAAACGTCTCGATTCCCGGTCATCAGGTGTACCCAGGAATCTATACGGGGTTAAATGTGGCTGTCAACTGGGATCAAGTCAATATCCAAGGCCCGGTTTATATTGGAGGGATGACTCGTATTGAAGACGGAGCAACGATTATTGGCCCGACGATGATTGGCCCTAACTGCTGGATTTGCAACGATGCTTATGTAGACAATAGCGTGATTTTTGAATATTCTCGTTTAGGCCCAGGAGTACGTTTAGTCGATAAATTGGTATTTGGGCGCTATTGTGTAGATAAACTCGGTGCTTCCATTGATGTCCAAGCGGCGGCTCTCGATTGGTTAATTACAGATACCCGTCAAGTGTTTAATTCAGATTCTTCTGAACGACAAGCCATCGTCGATTTATTGGGTAATTCTTAA
- a CDS encoding segregation/condensation protein A encodes MAVATPQDALTALSEGIALLIDLAQRGEIDPWDVQVIDVIDRYLSKLTPPEESTSSNNFTELSQSGQAFLYASMLVLLKADSLMATEIDPNASLSEAEEFLEPEEEGNGIQRPQQLERQLRRRAVAKIPQKRRVTLSELIEQLQLMAATIAAQKARPRPRPSTAKTRSTTAKAIAELAHQENLVEMAAQVERLLNLEGVQQSQEWFELDQLLALWLQTKPPQPPPASEENPVHLSPNHDRVGVFWALLLLSAQSKVELVQEEFYQDLKIRSLTELSPNS; translated from the coding sequence CTGGCCGTTGCCACCCCTCAAGATGCCTTAACGGCTCTATCCGAGGGAATTGCACTCCTAATTGACTTGGCGCAGAGGGGAGAAATTGATCCTTGGGATGTTCAGGTGATTGATGTCATTGATCGTTATCTCAGTAAACTGACACCTCCAGAGGAATCAACCTCTAGCAATAATTTTACCGAGTTGTCCCAGTCGGGCCAAGCCTTTTTGTATGCCTCTATGCTCGTCTTGCTCAAGGCGGATAGTTTGATGGCAACGGAAATAGACCCAAATGCCAGCTTATCCGAAGCAGAAGAGTTCCTAGAACCAGAAGAGGAAGGCAATGGCATTCAACGGCCCCAACAACTGGAACGACAACTGCGACGACGGGCCGTTGCCAAAATTCCCCAAAAACGGCGAGTCACCTTGTCAGAATTGATTGAACAGTTGCAACTGATGGCCGCCACCATCGCCGCCCAAAAAGCTCGCCCCCGTCCCCGTCCCAGTACCGCCAAAACCAGATCAACAACCGCAAAGGCGATCGCTGAGTTGGCCCACCAGGAAAACTTAGTGGAAATGGCCGCGCAAGTAGAACGACTTTTGAATCTCGAAGGAGTACAACAGAGTCAGGAATGGTTTGAGCTTGACCAGCTATTAGCCCTGTGGTTACAGACGAAGCCACCGCAACCCCCCCCAGCTTCGGAAGAAAACCCGGTTCACTTAAGTCCAAATCATGATCGGGTGGGGGTGTTTTGGGCCTTATTATTATTATCGGCTCAATCTAAAGTCGAGCTAGTCCAAGAGGAATTTTATCAAGACCTTAAAATTCGCTCTCTGACTGAGCTATCACCAAACTCTTAA
- a CDS encoding DUF3153 domain-containing protein gives MIKIIKQLTLVFCAIFLLSGCVRYDVGVEFQDQTHGQIVQKIQLGEQLTSFSHDVVDEWISTMEQQVKQLKGKTKRLSKQEILVTIPFYNGQDLEKKFNQFFNPAEFKPKKSKKQSTIELPQFSSNFNVKQNNFIFALRNHLSLELDLRSLSLLSTSDNVLISSGNLLELQFVLTTPWGATVINPVSLSDPSSEPLLVNVESNGKQVIWTLKPGEINHLEAMFWVPSPIGIGTVLIIIVTALGIYLKSSTYPKIKTEQPPIPTKV, from the coding sequence ATGATCAAAATTATTAAACAATTAACCCTTGTTTTTTGCGCTATTTTTCTGTTAAGTGGCTGTGTTCGATATGATGTCGGAGTAGAATTTCAGGATCAAACCCACGGTCAAATTGTTCAAAAGATTCAATTAGGAGAACAATTGACCAGCTTTAGCCATGACGTTGTAGATGAATGGATATCTACGATGGAACAACAAGTTAAACAGTTAAAAGGGAAAACCAAACGACTCTCTAAACAAGAAATTTTAGTGACAATTCCTTTCTATAATGGTCAGGATTTAGAGAAAAAATTCAATCAATTCTTTAATCCCGCCGAATTTAAACCTAAAAAATCCAAGAAGCAATCTACTATCGAACTTCCTCAATTTTCTTCAAATTTTAACGTTAAACAAAATAATTTTATTTTTGCCTTACGCAATCATCTCAGCTTAGAATTAGATTTGCGATCGCTGTCTCTACTCTCCACCTCAGATAACGTATTAATCAGTTCAGGGAACTTATTAGAACTGCAATTTGTATTAACAACGCCTTGGGGTGCAACGGTGATCAATCCAGTCAGTCTTTCTGACCCATCGAGTGAACCGTTGTTAGTCAATGTTGAGTCTAATGGAAAACAGGTCATTTGGACACTCAAACCCGGAGAAATTAATCACCTCGAAGCCATGTTCTGGGTTCCGAGTCCGATTGGAATAGGAACGGTTTTAATTATTATAGTAACGGCTTTAGGAATTTACCTGAAATCGAGTACCTACCCCAAGATTAAAACAGAGCAACCTCCGATTCCGACGAAGGTTTAA